In one Lachnospiraceae bacterium GAM79 genomic region, the following are encoded:
- the bcp gene encoding thioredoxin-dependent thiol peroxidase: MLEVGKKAPDFELPDQNGEMHKLSDYAGKKVILYFYPKDNTPGCTKQACGFSERYPQFNEKGAVILGVSKDSVASHKRFEEKYGLAFTLLADPDRKVIEAYDVWKEKKNYGKVSMGVVRTTYLIDEQGIIIKANDKVKAADDPENMLKELA; this comes from the coding sequence ATGTTAGAAGTAGGAAAAAAAGCACCGGACTTTGAATTGCCGGATCAGAATGGAGAAATGCATAAATTAAGCGATTATGCAGGAAAAAAAGTGATCCTATATTTTTATCCAAAGGATAATACACCAGGATGTACGAAGCAGGCATGTGGCTTTTCTGAGCGTTATCCACAGTTTAATGAGAAGGGAGCTGTTATTCTCGGAGTGAGCAAGGACTCTGTAGCGTCTCACAAGAGATTTGAAGAAAAATACGGACTGGCATTTACGCTATTAGCAGACCCGGATCGTAAAGTTATTGAAGCATATGATGTCTGGAAAGAAAAGAAAAATTATGGAAAAGTATCTATGGGTGTAGTAAGAACTACTTATCTTATTGATGAGCAGGGAATCATTATAAAGGCAAATGATAAAGTCAAGGCGGCAGATGATCCTGAAAATATGCTTAAGGAATTGGCATAA
- a CDS encoding DUF6219 family protein: MKAHKYWSIGAIVTMVGTFYTGYKGLKAAHKYFAFGSLICLIMAVYSGHKMISGNKRTRKQMGMKEVEE; this comes from the coding sequence ATGAAAGCACATAAATATTGGTCAATCGGAGCAATAGTTACAATGGTTGGAACTTTTTATACAGGATATAAAGGGTTAAAAGCAGCACACAAATACTTTGCATTTGGCTCTCTGATATGCTTGATTATGGCAGTCTATTCTGGTCATAAAATGATTTCTGGCAATAAGAGGACAAGAAAACAGATGGGAATGAAAGAAGTGGAGGAATAA
- the yaaA gene encoding peroxide stress protein YaaA has product MKIILSPAKKMIVDTDNLAPVGLPVYIDKTAEVLNWMKSKSKEELKAIWKCNDKIAEQNFNRLENMNLYNGLTPAVLAYEGIAFQYMAPSVFEIQQFEYLQNHLRILSAFYGILKPMDGVTPYRLEMQAKVGIGDAKNLYEYWGELLYRSVIDDSRIIINLASKEYSKCIEKYLTPQDRYITIVFCELSGDKLVTKGTYAKMARGEMVRFIAENNIENLVEIQKFDRLGYSFRSDLSSDSEYVFERKIK; this is encoded by the coding sequence ATGAAGATTATTTTATCACCTGCAAAAAAGATGATAGTAGATACCGATAACTTAGCACCGGTTGGACTGCCTGTCTATATTGATAAGACAGCAGAAGTATTAAACTGGATGAAAAGCAAATCAAAAGAAGAACTGAAAGCTATCTGGAAATGTAATGACAAGATTGCAGAGCAGAACTTTAACAGATTGGAAAATATGAATCTTTATAACGGGCTTACTCCGGCTGTTTTAGCATATGAAGGGATTGCATTTCAATATATGGCACCATCTGTGTTTGAAATCCAGCAGTTTGAGTATTTGCAAAATCATTTAAGAATCTTGTCTGCGTTTTATGGCATTTTAAAACCAATGGATGGTGTGACTCCTTATCGTCTTGAAATGCAGGCAAAGGTTGGAATTGGAGATGCAAAAAATCTGTATGAGTACTGGGGGGAATTGTTATACCGCTCAGTAATCGATGACAGTAGGATTATCATTAATCTTGCATCAAAAGAATACTCAAAATGTATAGAAAAGTATCTGACACCACAGGACAGATATATTACGATTGTATTTTGTGAGTTATCCGGAGATAAATTGGTAACAAAAGGTACCTATGCCAAGATGGCTCGTGGTGAAATGGTCAGATTCATAGCGGAAAATAATATTGAAAATCTGGTGGAGATTCAGAAATTTGACAGACTCGGATACTCGTTTAGGTCTGATTTATCTTCAGATTCAGAATATGTATTTGAACGCAAAATAAAATAG
- a CDS encoding transcriptional repressor has translation MTRRRNTIQKDLVRNTVYEMRRHVTANEVYEFIKEAYPSIGKGTVYRNLDILVEEGALRKVEVLNGPNRFDFTLKNHYHVRCIKCGEIFDVDMDQIPDLLERIHNTHGIEFVDYDISFKGICPKCREKVKEEQHG, from the coding sequence ATGACAAGAAGGAGAAATACCATTCAAAAAGATCTCGTAAGAAATACCGTATACGAAATGAGAAGACACGTTACGGCAAATGAAGTGTATGAATTTATAAAAGAAGCATATCCATCAATTGGAAAAGGAACTGTATATAGAAATCTTGATATATTGGTAGAGGAAGGTGCATTAAGAAAGGTTGAAGTTCTGAATGGACCGAACCGATTTGATTTTACATTGAAAAATCATTACCATGTAAGATGTATAAAGTGCGGTGAAATTTTTGATGTGGATATGGATCAAATACCGGATTTGCTGGAAAGAATTCATAACACTCATGGAATTGAATTTGTGGATTACGATATTTCATTTAAAGGCATTTGCCCGAAATGCAGGGAGAAGGTAAAGGAGGAACAGCATGGATAG
- a CDS encoding DUF134 domain-containing protein, translating into MPRPVKCRKVCHFPNVLEFLPADDTEKKMPIVLTVDEYETIRLLDKKGYSQEQCAESMQIARTTVQRIYEIARKKIADALIDGHPLKIEGGDFIICDGQSSDCSFGGCYNHEIYQKYAVEKGEGIMRIAVTYENGQIFQHFGHTETFKIYDVEEGKVLHSEVVDTNGSGHGALAGVLNALNADVLICGGIGGGAQTALAAAGIKLFGGVSGDADKAVEAFINDTLDYNSDVKCSHHEHNHEEGHTCGEHGCGSHSCH; encoded by the coding sequence ATGCCGAGACCAGTAAAATGCAGAAAAGTCTGCCATTTCCCAAATGTTTTAGAATTCCTTCCGGCAGATGATACTGAGAAAAAAATGCCCATTGTTCTGACGGTAGATGAGTACGAGACAATCCGTCTTTTGGACAAGAAAGGTTACAGTCAGGAGCAGTGTGCGGAATCTATGCAGATCGCAAGAACGACGGTCCAACGGATTTACGAGATTGCCAGAAAGAAAATAGCAGATGCTCTCATTGATGGACATCCGCTTAAAATTGAGGGTGGGGATTTCATAATCTGTGACGGTCAGAGCAGCGACTGTAGCTTTGGAGGATGTTACAATCATGAGATTTATCAAAAATATGCAGTAGAAAAAGGAGAAGGTATCATGAGAATAGCAGTAACATATGAAAATGGACAGATTTTCCAACACTTTGGACACACAGAGACATTTAAGATTTACGATGTAGAGGAAGGAAAAGTGCTACATTCAGAAGTAGTAGATACGAATGGAAGCGGACATGGTGCATTGGCAGGAGTTCTTAATGCATTAAATGCCGATGTTTTGATCTGCGGCGGAATCGGAGGGGGTGCTCAGACTGCGTTAGCGGCAGCGGGTATTAAGCTTTTTGGCGGAGTTTCAGGAGATGCGGATAAAGCAGTAGAAGCTTTTATCAATGATACGCTTGATTATAATTCGGATGTGAAGTGTTCTCACCATGAGCACAACCATGAGGAAGGACATACGTGTGGTGAGCATGGATGCGGAAGCCATAGCTGTCATTAA